Proteins found in one Vulpes vulpes isolate BD-2025 chromosome 13, VulVul3, whole genome shotgun sequence genomic segment:
- the GDAP1 gene encoding ganglioside-induced differentiation-associated protein 1 isoform X2: MPDKGSMYYPRVQHYRELLDSLPMDAYTHGCILHPELTVDSMIPAYATTRIRSQIGNTESELKKLAEENPDLQEAYIAKQKRLKSKLLDHDNVKYLKKILDELEKVLDQVETELQRRNEETPEEGRQPWLCGESFTLADVSLAVTLHRLKFLGFARRNWGNGKRPNLETYYERVLKRKTFNKVLGHVNNILISAVLPTAFRVAKKRAPKVLGTTLVVGLLAGMGYFAFMLFRKRLGSMILALRPRPNYF; encoded by the exons ATGCCTGATAAAGGAAGCATGTACTACCCACGGGTACAACATTATCGAGAACTGCTTGACTCATTGCCAATGGATGCCTATACTCATGGCTGCATTTTACATCCTGAACTAACTGTGGACTCCATGATCCCTGCTTATGCAACCACAAGGATTCGCA GCCAAATTGGTAACACAGAATCTGAACTGAAAAAACTTGCTGAAGAAAACCCAGATTTACAAGAGGCATACATCGCAAAACAGAAGCGACTTAAA TCAAAGCTGCTTGACCATGACAAtgtcaaatatttgaagaaaattctTGATGAACTGGAGAAAGTCTTGGATCAGGTTGAAACTGAGttgcaaagaagaaatgaagaaacccCAG AAGAGGGCCGTCAGCCTTGGCTCTGCGGAGAATCCTTCACTCTGGCAGACGTCTCTCTCGCTGTCACATTGCATCGACTGAAGTTCCTGGGGTTTGCGAGGAGAAACTGGGGAAATGGAAAGCGACCCAACTTGGAAACCTATTACGAACGTGTCttgaagagaaaaacatttaacaagGTTTTAGGACATGTCAACAATATATTAATCTCTGCAGTGCTGCCAACAGCATTCCGGGTGGCCAAGAAAAGGGCCCCAAAAGTTCTTGGCACCACCCTTGTGGTTGGTTTGCTTGCAGGAATGGGATATTTTGCTTTTATGCTTTTCAGAAAGAGACTTGGCAGCATGATATTAGCACTTAGACCCAGACCAAATTATTTCTAG